The nucleotide sequence AATTAAAGTGGTTTTAAAAGAGGGAACTAAGGTTACATCTGATTTAGGTGGAAATGCTACAACTGATGAATTTGCTAATGAAGTTATAAAGAATATATAATAATTAGATAAAAAATAAGAGCTAAGTTATTGGCTCTTATTTTTTTTATGAATATTTATAAAATATATTGCATAATTATAAGAAAAGATTTATAATAATACCATAAGAAATCACGAAGAGTATATAAAATTATGACTTATAAATAGTATTCATGAAAGGTGTCTGATAGTATGAAAGAGAAAGTTGTGTTAGCTTATTCAGGTGGACTTGATACGTCTGTAACAATTCCATGGCTTAAAGATAATTATGATGTTGAGGTAATAGCTGTATGTGTTAACGTAGGACAAGAAGATGATATGGATAAAGTTAAAGAAAAAGCTGTAAATAGTGGAGCGGCTAAAATATATGTTGAAGATGTTAAAGAGGAATTTGTGACTGAGTATTTATACAATGCCATAAAGTGGAATGCCACTTATGAAGGAAAATATCTTTTGGGAACTTCCTTTGCTAGACCTTTAATTGCAAAGAAGCTAGTTGAAGTTGCACATAAAGAAGGAGCTAAATATATATGTCATGGCTGTACAGGAAAAGGAAACGATCAAGTGCGTTTTGAAACGGCTATTGCAGCAATGGATCCCTACATTAAGATAATTGCTCCATGGAGACTTTGGAATATAGATTCACGAGAAGCAGAAATAGATTATGCATTATCAAAAGGAGTAGAGGTTCCAGTAACAAAGGAGAAGATTTATTCCGAGGACTGGAATTTATGGCATATAAGTCACGAAGGTGGGGATTTGGAAGATCCTAAAAATGAGCATAAGGAAGAAATGTATAAATGTGTTACTCCACCTGAAGAAGCAAAGGATGAACCAGCATATATAAGCATATATTTTGAAAAGGGTGTACCATGTAAAATAAATGGAGAAGAGCTAGAGCCTGTTAAGCTTATTGAAAAGGTAAATAAAGTGGCAGGAGAAAATGGTATAGGAGTTGTAGATCTTGTTGAGAACAGACTTGTTGGAATGAAGTCCAGAGGAGTATATGAGACGCCAGGGGGAACTCTTCTTTATGAAGCACATGCTCAACTTGAGAGACTAACTGTAGATAAGGATGCATATCACTATAAGCAAGTACTTGCGCTTAAGTATTCAGAGCTTGTATATGATGGTTTATGGTTTACGACAACAAGAGAGGCGCTTGATGCATTTGTTGATACAGTTGAAGAAAATGTGACAGGTACAGTAAAGCTTAAATTATATAAGGGAAATATGAAAGTCTCTAGTGTTGAGTCTGAAAATGCATTGTATGATGAGGGAATATCATCTTTTGGGGCAAGTGATTTATATGATCACAAAGATGCGCAAGGATTTATAAATTTATTCAGCCTTCCAAGCAAAATAAAAGCTATGAAGAAGTTGGAGAAGAAATAATGAAGCTTTGGGGTGGAAGGTTTAGAGAAAGTGAAAGCGAGCTTATGGAGGAATTTAATGCGTCTTTAAGCTTTGATAAGAAACTATATGAAGAAGATATAGAAGGAAGTATTGCTCATGTAAAAATGCTGAATAAATGCAAAATAATAAATAATGAAGAATGTGAAGAAATATTAAGTGGACTTAAATCCTTATATAAAGATATAAGAAGTGGAAAATTGAAAATTGAAGGGGACTATGAAGATATACACAGTTTTGTGGAAGTAAACTTAATAGATAGAATTGGGGCAGTTGGAAAAAAACTTCACACCGCAAGAAGTAGAAATGATCAAGTGGCTGTGGATATGAAAATGTATGTTAAAAAGAGCTCTTATATTATAATTGAGTGCATAAATAAGCTTATGGAGACAATAAAGGATAAAGCAGAAAATAATCACTTTATAATGCCGGGCTATACCCATATGCAAAGAGCACAGGTAGTTACCTTTACTCACCATATGATGGCTTATTACAGCATGTTTAATAGGGATAAAAAAAGAATAGACAATGCTATTTCTAATTTGAATGAAAGTCCACTTGGCTGCTGCGCTCTTGCAGGTACAACTTATGATACAGATAGAGAAATGACCTCTAAAGAACTTGGTTTTTCTAAACCAGTAGATAATTTTTT is from Clostridium acetobutylicum ATCC 824 and encodes:
- a CDS encoding argininosuccinate synthase, translated to MKEKVVLAYSGGLDTSVTIPWLKDNYDVEVIAVCVNVGQEDDMDKVKEKAVNSGAAKIYVEDVKEEFVTEYLYNAIKWNATYEGKYLLGTSFARPLIAKKLVEVAHKEGAKYICHGCTGKGNDQVRFETAIAAMDPYIKIIAPWRLWNIDSREAEIDYALSKGVEVPVTKEKIYSEDWNLWHISHEGGDLEDPKNEHKEEMYKCVTPPEEAKDEPAYISIYFEKGVPCKINGEELEPVKLIEKVNKVAGENGIGVVDLVENRLVGMKSRGVYETPGGTLLYEAHAQLERLTVDKDAYHYKQVLALKYSELVYDGLWFTTTREALDAFVDTVEENVTGTVKLKLYKGNMKVSSVESENALYDEGISSFGASDLYDHKDAQGFINLFSLPSKIKAMKKLEKK
- the argH gene encoding argininosuccinate lyase; protein product: MKLWGGRFRESESELMEEFNASLSFDKKLYEEDIEGSIAHVKMLNKCKIINNEECEEILSGLKSLYKDIRSGKLKIEGDYEDIHSFVEVNLIDRIGAVGKKLHTARSRNDQVAVDMKMYVKKSSYIIIECINKLMETIKDKAENNHFIMPGYTHMQRAQVVTFTHHMMAYYSMFNRDKKRIDNAISNLNESPLGCCALAGTTYDTDREMTSKELGFSKPVDNFLDGVSDRDYIIEVLSAFSICMMHLSRLSEELIIWSTKEFSFIQMDDKFSTGSSIMPQKKNPDAAELIRGKTGRVYGDLIAMLTIMKGIPLAYNKDMQEDKEQFFDSFDTLKMCILVMDGMIATMTVKKEAMKEAVKGGFLNATDVADYLVNKGVAFRDAHKISGELVIYCENNDKAIEELNINEFKNFCNLFDEDVYEFINYNNVIKKGNKKIM